One part of the Deinococcus aquaedulcis genome encodes these proteins:
- a CDS encoding phosphoadenylyl-sulfate reductase has translation MADGPAGAEAAAPAPLASFSPTTFSPGTEPLEIIRWALDTYPDLLMPSAFNLNGVVLLDLAAQAGYQGEVVFVDTGFHFPETLATRDRLAARYPQLTFVTLNAGAHPDDGQTDPTLYASNPDACCAARKVAPLQAYLRQKAPSALLNARSRDQAATRADIPFVEEGGTRVKINPLAHWTREQLEAYARDHDLPVNPLYWDGFLSIGCWPCTRAVRPGEDARAGRWAGKGKTECGLWAGEGRL, from the coding sequence ATGGCGGATGGCCCCGCCGGTGCGGAGGCTGCTGCGCCCGCTCCCCTCGCCTCCTTCTCCCCCACCACCTTTTCCCCGGGGACCGAGCCCCTGGAGATCATCCGCTGGGCGCTGGACACCTACCCGGACCTGCTGATGCCCAGTGCCTTCAACCTGAACGGGGTAGTGCTGCTGGACCTCGCCGCGCAGGCGGGCTACCAGGGCGAGGTGGTGTTCGTGGACACCGGCTTCCACTTTCCCGAAACGCTGGCGACCCGCGACCGGCTGGCGGCGCGCTACCCGCAGCTGACCTTTGTCACGCTGAATGCGGGCGCCCACCCGGACGACGGGCAGACCGACCCCACGCTGTACGCCAGCAACCCGGATGCCTGCTGCGCGGCGCGCAAGGTGGCGCCGCTGCAGGCGTATCTGCGCCAAAAGGCCCCCTCTGCGCTGCTGAACGCCCGCAGCCGCGACCAGGCCGCCACCCGCGCCGATATTCCCTTTGTGGAAGAGGGCGGCACGCGGGTGAAGATCAACCCGCTGGCCCACTGGACCCGTGAACAGCTGGAAGCGTACGCCCGCGACCACGACCTGCCGGTGAATCCGCTGTACTGGGACGGCTTTCTGAGCATCGGGTGCTGGCCCTGCACGCGCGCCGTGCGCCCCGGCGAGGACGCCCGCGCGGGCCGCTGGGCAGGGAAAGGCAAGACCGAATGTGGCCTGTGGGCCGGGGAAGGCCGCCTGTGA
- a CDS encoding NAD(P)/FAD-dependent oxidoreductase: MSGAAQVVIVGGGYVGLDAYRALMRRLGRQVKRGQVQITVVSTLPYHTFHGFTGEGLGELVPLAHTLTPLPPLIPHARYLQGTVTRVDAQRQQVEVHSEEGQVQMLAYEHLILGVGSVDPFDRLPGLREHGRCLKDARDMRAFRAELHARFQARQPTTINVIGGGYAGVEMAAALRERQQREGLGGEIHLLSSGLVLETLGPALAPLAAHARQSLQGLGVQLHEGVRIREVTSGGAHAQDDRFFPADLTLFAAGIAPAVLPGTEAMRDPHTGRLLTDQYLRVPGHTNIWTGGDAAQVAHPKRPGDCPVNALWAMKHGMCAGNNVARSLRGQPLRPFAYGGLGQSASLGHLNGITELLGLQFKGPVAWVLRLAFFAWYMPSKRQGARVTADLLWRRPRRASRTATTLTSGTTP; the protein is encoded by the coding sequence GTGAGCGGTGCGGCGCAGGTCGTCATTGTGGGCGGGGGCTACGTGGGCCTGGACGCCTACCGCGCCCTGATGCGGCGCCTGGGCCGGCAGGTCAAGCGCGGCCAAGTACAGATCACCGTGGTGAGCACTCTGCCCTACCACACCTTTCACGGCTTTACCGGCGAAGGCCTGGGCGAGCTGGTCCCCCTGGCCCATACCCTCACGCCCCTGCCGCCCCTTATCCCCCATGCCCGCTATCTGCAAGGCACGGTCACCCGTGTTGACGCCCAGCGGCAACAGGTGGAGGTCCACAGTGAAGAGGGCCAAGTCCAGATGCTGGCATATGAACATCTGATCCTGGGCGTAGGCTCGGTGGACCCGTTTGATCGCCTCCCCGGGCTGCGTGAACACGGCCGCTGCCTCAAGGACGCGCGCGATATGCGGGCATTCCGCGCCGAACTGCACGCACGATTTCAGGCCCGCCAGCCCACCACGATCAATGTCATTGGAGGCGGCTACGCGGGGGTCGAGATGGCCGCCGCCCTCCGGGAACGGCAGCAGCGCGAGGGCCTGGGCGGCGAGATTCATCTGCTCAGCAGTGGCCTGGTTCTGGAAACGCTGGGGCCAGCGCTGGCCCCACTGGCAGCGCATGCCCGCCAGTCCCTGCAGGGGCTGGGGGTTCAGCTTCACGAGGGCGTGCGAATCCGCGAGGTGACCAGTGGCGGGGCCCACGCCCAGGATGACCGTTTCTTTCCGGCCGACCTCACGCTTTTTGCGGCCGGCATCGCGCCAGCCGTCCTCCCCGGCACCGAGGCCATGCGCGATCCTCACACTGGCCGCCTGCTCACGGACCAGTATCTGCGTGTGCCGGGCCACACAAACATCTGGACGGGCGGAGACGCCGCGCAGGTGGCACATCCGAAGCGGCCCGGCGACTGCCCGGTCAACGCGCTATGGGCCATGAAACATGGCATGTGCGCCGGCAACAACGTGGCGCGCAGCCTGCGCGGCCAGCCACTGCGCCCCTTCGCCTACGGCGGCCTGGGGCAAAGCGCCAGCCTGGGGCACTTGAACGGCATTACCGAGTTGCTGGGGCTGCAGTTCAAAGGCCCCGTGGCCTGGGTGCTGCGGCTGGCCTTTTTTGCTTGGTACATGCCCAGCAAGCGCCAGGGCGCCCGGGTGACCGCCGACCTGCTGTGGCGTCGCCCCCGCCGCGCATCCCGCACAGCCACGACACTTACTTCGGGAACCACGCCTTAG
- a CDS encoding phosphoribosyltransferase family protein, with amino-acid sequence MTTQTQELTVSIGGVSRTLPTVRAGNLGRVPLVEFIGDSEFTNAVAQEMVALIPQGTELLLTVVTNALPLTHELSDRSGLPYVCARKKRRTYMQEPLIQDVPSMTLGVAETLWLDGPHAARLKGKRVTIVQDVVASGGTAQALARLVERAGGTLNGYLAAFRQGESTLPVVALQDLPRTL; translated from the coding sequence ATGACCACCCAGACGCAGGAACTGACGGTAAGCATCGGCGGCGTGTCGCGCACCCTGCCCACAGTGCGCGCGGGCAACCTGGGCCGCGTGCCCCTGGTGGAATTCATTGGCGACAGCGAATTCACCAACGCCGTGGCGCAGGAGATGGTCGCGCTGATTCCGCAGGGCACCGAACTGCTGCTGACAGTGGTGACCAACGCCCTGCCCCTGACCCACGAACTCAGCGACCGCTCTGGGCTGCCCTACGTGTGCGCGCGCAAGAAGCGGCGCACCTACATGCAAGAGCCCCTGATTCAGGATGTGCCCAGCATGACCCTGGGCGTGGCCGAGACCCTGTGGCTGGACGGCCCCCACGCCGCCCGCCTGAAGGGCAAGCGCGTGACGATTGTGCAAGACGTGGTGGCCTCGGGCGGCACAGCGCAGGCCCTGGCCCGGCTGGTGGAGCGGGCCGGCGGCACCCTGAACGGGTATCTGGCTGCCTTCCGCCAGGGGGAGAGCACCCTGCCCGTGGTGGCGCTGCAGGACCTGCCCCGAACGCTGTAA
- the cysC gene encoding adenylyl-sulfate kinase, translated as MTALQERPAVGTGRVVWLTGLSGAGKSTLASALHAELLARGVPTELLDGDAVRENLSKGLGFSKADRDTNVRRIGFVAGLLAGHGVTVLVSAISPYADTRREVLAGLPNALEVFVDAPLDVVTARDVKGLYLKALAGEIPHFTGVSDPYEAPEQPDLHLRTDQISVEEGVARLLGALGL; from the coding sequence GTGACCGCCCTGCAAGAGCGTCCCGCAGTGGGCACCGGCCGCGTGGTGTGGCTGACCGGCTTAAGCGGCGCGGGCAAGAGCACCCTGGCGAGCGCGCTGCACGCCGAGCTGCTCGCGCGCGGCGTTCCCACCGAACTGCTGGACGGCGACGCCGTGCGCGAGAACCTGAGCAAGGGCCTGGGCTTTTCCAAGGCGGACCGCGATACCAACGTGCGCCGCATCGGCTTCGTGGCTGGCCTGCTGGCGGGGCACGGCGTCACCGTACTCGTGAGCGCCATCAGTCCGTATGCCGACACCCGGCGCGAGGTGCTGGCTGGGCTGCCGAACGCCCTGGAAGTGTTCGTGGACGCCCCGCTGGACGTGGTGACCGCCCGCGACGTCAAGGGCCTGTACCTGAAGGCCCTGGCCGGCGAAATCCCGCACTTTACCGGCGTGAGCGATCCCTACGAGGCGCCCGAACAGCCAGACCTGCACCTGCGCACCGACCAGATCAGCGTGGAGGAGGGTGTGGCGCGCTTGCTGGGGGCGCTGGGGCTGTGA
- a CDS encoding phosphoribosyltransferase family protein: MKTFSVQVGHVTRDLPIVPVAPGVSVALFNMLGDTEVTEEAGRELAARLPADIDVLVTPEVKALSLAHVISRESGKPYIVIRKTQKPYMVDPVAREVVSITTGKPQLLVLDGFDVQKIRGRKVAIVDDVVSSGGTLHSIRQILEEVGGEVAAVVAVFTEGQERPEVTALGHLPLFE; the protein is encoded by the coding sequence GTGAAGACGTTTAGCGTTCAGGTGGGTCACGTGACCCGTGACCTGCCCATCGTGCCCGTGGCCCCGGGGGTCAGCGTGGCCCTGTTCAACATGCTGGGTGACACCGAAGTGACCGAGGAAGCCGGGCGCGAACTGGCCGCCCGCCTGCCCGCCGACATTGACGTGCTGGTGACCCCCGAGGTCAAGGCCCTGAGCCTCGCCCACGTGATCAGCCGCGAGAGTGGCAAGCCGTACATCGTGATTCGCAAGACCCAGAAGCCCTACATGGTGGACCCGGTGGCGCGCGAGGTGGTGTCGATCACCACCGGCAAACCGCAACTGCTGGTGCTCGACGGCTTCGATGTGCAGAAGATCCGGGGCCGCAAGGTGGCGATTGTGGACGACGTGGTGTCCAGCGGCGGCACGCTGCATTCCATCCGCCAGATTCTGGAAGAGGTGGGCGGGGAAGTGGCCGCCGTGGTGGCCGTGTTCACCGAAGGCCAGGAGCGCCCCGAGGTGACGGCGCTGGGGCACCTGCCGCTGTTCGAGTAA
- a CDS encoding nitrite/sulfite reductase encodes MSDIEALKKEVPPFQIFDLIPQYAAQGFIDPERIDLLKWAGVYPQRPQEDGYLMMRVRVPAAEFSSATLREVANIAEEYGRGFLDVTDRQAFQFHWLTIDKIPAIFDRLEPLGLHPKGACGDTVRAVIASPLAGLDAREIIDVRPIAFAMEGTLTGNPDFQDLPRKFKMSLTATPELEGIHLINDIGFLAHRVNGEVGFDVWVGGGLGAVAHLAKRLGVFIRPDEVVEVGQAITAAYRDHGYRQNRKKSRLKFLIKDLGVERFREIVETEYLGRKLPDGPSAPVARFGGNDVLGVNPQADGRNYVVVATTVGRINPDKARALSDLADRYGEGVLRTTAFQNMVIPHVKTEDVAALSEALAALNLAPKTTLRGTTIACTGNQFCRLALTETKARTAALVDHLEPLTMALDVPFTINLTGCSNACTRYQVADLGFMGANRTDKDGTVHEVYNVHLAGSIGQAQRTGTKLKGAVPAEQLNAYTEAVLADFQANKRPDESFVEYADRVGHERFTPDTVLAARELVTA; translated from the coding sequence ATGTCCGACATTGAAGCGCTGAAAAAAGAAGTGCCCCCGTTCCAGATTTTCGACCTGATTCCCCAGTACGCCGCCCAGGGCTTCATTGACCCCGAGCGTATTGACCTGCTCAAGTGGGCCGGCGTTTATCCCCAGCGCCCCCAGGAAGACGGCTACCTGATGATGCGGGTGCGCGTGCCGGCCGCCGAGTTTTCCAGCGCCACCCTGCGCGAGGTGGCCAATATTGCCGAAGAGTACGGGCGCGGCTTTCTGGACGTGACCGACCGGCAGGCCTTTCAGTTTCACTGGCTGACCATTGACAAGATTCCGGCGATTTTTGACCGCCTGGAACCGCTGGGCCTGCACCCCAAGGGCGCGTGCGGCGACACGGTGCGCGCGGTCATCGCCTCGCCGCTGGCCGGGCTGGACGCCCGCGAGATCATCGACGTGCGCCCCATTGCCTTTGCGATGGAAGGCACCCTGACCGGCAACCCCGACTTTCAGGACCTGCCGCGCAAGTTCAAGATGAGCCTGACCGCCACCCCGGAACTGGAAGGGATTCACCTCATCAACGACATTGGGTTTCTGGCGCACCGGGTGAACGGCGAGGTGGGCTTTGACGTGTGGGTGGGCGGCGGCCTGGGCGCCGTGGCGCACCTCGCCAAGCGTCTGGGCGTATTTATCCGCCCCGACGAGGTGGTGGAGGTGGGACAGGCGATCACCGCCGCCTACCGCGACCACGGCTACCGCCAGAACCGCAAGAAGAGCCGCCTGAAGTTCCTGATCAAGGACCTGGGCGTGGAGAGGTTCCGCGAGATCGTGGAAACCGAGTACCTGGGCCGCAAGCTGCCCGACGGCCCTTCCGCGCCTGTCGCCCGCTTCGGCGGCAATGACGTGCTGGGCGTGAACCCGCAGGCCGACGGCCGCAATTACGTGGTGGTGGCGACCACCGTGGGCCGCATCAACCCCGACAAGGCCCGGGCGCTGTCGGATCTGGCGGACCGCTACGGCGAGGGCGTGCTGCGCACCACTGCCTTCCAGAACATGGTGATTCCGCACGTGAAGACCGAGGACGTGGCCGCCCTGAGCGAGGCCCTGGCGGCGCTGAATCTGGCGCCCAAGACCACCCTTCGCGGCACCACCATCGCCTGCACGGGCAACCAGTTCTGCCGGCTGGCCCTCACCGAGACCAAGGCCCGCACCGCCGCGCTGGTGGACCACCTGGAGCCGCTGACAATGGCGCTGGACGTGCCCTTCACCATCAACCTCACGGGCTGCTCCAACGCCTGCACGCGCTATCAGGTGGCAGACCTGGGCTTCATGGGCGCCAACCGCACCGACAAGGACGGCACTGTCCACGAGGTCTACAACGTGCATCTGGCCGGCAGCATTGGGCAGGCGCAGCGCACTGGCACCAAACTCAAGGGTGCGGTGCCCGCCGAGCAGTTGAACGCCTACACCGAAGCTGTGCTGGCCGACTTCCAGGCGAACAAACGCCCCGATGAAAGCTTTGTGGAGTACGCCGACCGCGTGGGCCACGAGCGCTTCACCCCGGACACCGTGCTGGCCGCGCGTGAACTGGTGACGGCGTGA
- a CDS encoding semialdehyde dehydrogenase, whose amino-acid sequence MSQQLSLSTQDRHAVAFLVHPRTNVSRDLGDICRPFGWIPNRAYETALGRLSLPAPVTGTLRYSDKPEQVAAYLLTVPLTPKALLEGGRRVQSIIDRAVTKAVGLGARTVGLGALTAPATAGGMALRHRTDVGITNGNAFTAAMTFLGAERLLSLCPSNATIALVGASGSVGSCLTQLLARRTAQPLLLVARNEERLRTLQATLPAGRSQITTDMNRVREADLVILLTSATDAVLRSEHLKEGAVVLDDTQPRNTRPELLQERPDVRVVDGGLVSVPGVHRKGFIGLPQGVAYACLAETLLLGLSGQQGHFSLGRPSVEQAEHMLALAAQFGHLGFTLAEPHSFGQPVTLDDAPAPLPALGALSGAQA is encoded by the coding sequence ATGTCGCAACAGCTGTCTTTGTCCACCCAAGACCGTCACGCCGTCGCCTTCCTGGTCCATCCCCGGACCAACGTTTCCCGCGACCTGGGCGACATTTGCCGCCCCTTCGGCTGGATCCCCAACCGCGCCTATGAGACCGCACTTGGCCGCCTGTCCTTGCCGGCCCCAGTGACAGGCACCCTGCGCTACAGCGACAAGCCTGAACAGGTGGCGGCCTACTTGCTCACCGTGCCCCTGACGCCAAAAGCCCTGCTGGAAGGCGGACGCCGTGTTCAGAGCATCATTGACCGGGCCGTGACCAAGGCCGTGGGGCTGGGCGCCAGAACGGTGGGGCTGGGGGCGCTCACGGCGCCGGCCACTGCAGGCGGTATGGCGCTGCGCCACCGCACCGACGTGGGCATCACCAACGGCAACGCCTTTACCGCCGCCATGACCTTCCTGGGCGCCGAGCGGCTGCTGAGCCTGTGCCCCAGTAACGCCACCATCGCACTCGTGGGCGCCAGCGGCAGCGTGGGCAGTTGCCTCACCCAGTTGCTGGCCCGCCGCACCGCGCAGCCGCTGCTGCTGGTGGCCCGCAACGAAGAGCGCCTGCGCACCCTGCAGGCCACCCTCCCTGCCGGCCGGTCCCAGATCACCACCGACATGAACCGCGTGCGTGAAGCCGATCTGGTGATTTTGCTCACCAGCGCCACCGACGCCGTGCTGCGCAGCGAGCACCTGAAAGAGGGCGCCGTGGTGCTGGATGACACCCAGCCGCGCAATACCCGTCCAGAGTTGCTGCAGGAACGACCCGACGTGCGAGTGGTGGACGGCGGGCTGGTCAGTGTGCCCGGCGTACATCGCAAAGGCTTTATTGGCCTGCCGCAAGGGGTGGCCTACGCTTGCCTCGCCGAAACGCTGCTGCTGGGGCTCAGCGGCCAGCAGGGCCACTTTTCGCTGGGTCGGCCCAGCGTGGAGCAGGCCGAACACATGCTGGCGCTGGCAGCCCAGTTCGGGCATCTGGGTTTCACCCTGGCCGAGCCCCACTCGTTCGGCCAGCCCGTGACGCTGGACGACGCGCCAGCCCCTCTCCCTGCGCTGGGAGCGCTGAGCGGGGCCCAGGCGTGA
- a CDS encoding NADPH:quinone oxidoreductase family protein, producing the protein MTELMKAIRVERLGPPDVMQLQNAPVPQPGPGEVRLRVEAVGINFADALAVAGEYLTRTRLPYTPGMEFAGIVDALGEGVRGVQPGQRVAALGGSGALAHYATVNAAGLIPVPQTLSAAQAAAFPVSYFTAYHGLKTLGRGQAGEWVLVQAAAGALGTASVQLAKALGLKVIALASTEEKLEIARRLGADVTLLQDDPGRVQKVREAAGGKGVPLILEVVGGKRFQESLDMAAHRGRIIVIGNASREQAGLRPVELMKRNLTVTGLWLTSLMSDRDATAEAAQVLGQLVASGQVVPQVGPTYALADSARAFQDLLDRKTTGKVIIEPGR; encoded by the coding sequence ATGACCGAGCTGATGAAGGCCATCCGGGTGGAGCGCCTGGGCCCGCCCGACGTGATGCAACTGCAGAACGCACCCGTGCCCCAGCCCGGGCCCGGCGAGGTGCGCCTGCGCGTGGAAGCCGTGGGCATCAACTTCGCCGACGCCCTGGCGGTGGCGGGCGAGTACCTGACCCGCACCCGCCTGCCCTACACGCCCGGCATGGAATTTGCCGGCATCGTGGACGCGCTGGGCGAGGGCGTGCGGGGCGTGCAGCCTGGGCAGCGCGTGGCGGCCCTGGGCGGCAGCGGTGCGCTGGCCCACTACGCCACCGTGAACGCCGCCGGTCTGATCCCCGTCCCCCAGACACTGAGTGCAGCCCAGGCAGCGGCCTTTCCGGTGTCGTACTTCACGGCCTACCACGGCCTGAAAACGCTGGGGCGCGGTCAGGCCGGCGAGTGGGTGCTGGTGCAGGCAGCCGCCGGCGCCCTGGGCACCGCCAGCGTGCAGCTCGCCAAGGCGCTGGGCCTGAAGGTCATCGCGCTGGCCAGCACCGAGGAGAAGCTGGAGATCGCCCGCCGCCTGGGCGCCGACGTGACCCTGCTGCAGGATGACCCCGGGCGGGTGCAGAAGGTGCGCGAGGCCGCCGGGGGCAAAGGCGTGCCGCTCATTCTGGAAGTCGTGGGGGGCAAACGCTTTCAGGAAAGCCTGGATATGGCCGCCCACCGGGGCCGGATCATCGTGATTGGCAACGCCAGCCGCGAGCAGGCAGGGCTGCGCCCGGTGGAACTGATGAAGCGCAACCTGACGGTCACTGGCCTGTGGTTGACCAGCCTGATGAGTGACCGCGACGCCACCGCCGAGGCCGCGCAGGTGCTGGGCCAACTGGTGGCGAGTGGACAGGTGGTGCCGCAGGTGGGGCCCACCTACGCCCTGGCCGACAGCGCCCGCGCTTTTCAGGATCTGCTGGACCGCAAGACCACGGGGAAGGTGATCATCGAGCCGGGGCGGTAA
- the sat gene encoding sulfate adenylyltransferase: MTILLPESTLLPAPLGGTLVSGLRRPGHDFDPAELAGLPRLALSERSAADLEMLATGAYSPLRGFVNEADYLSILSRLRLADGTPWSIPITLPVSGEDAARARGRVVLTFGGQDVGWIEVQEAFDARKTLEAQEVYRTTDEAHPGVAALYAQGDVYLAGEVALFEVPRGAFPRHHRTPAEVREVIEARGWRSTVAFQTRNPIHRAHEYLQKVALELVDGLLLHPLVGSTKGDDVPADTRVQAYEVLLKGYYPQERTLLSVYPAAMRYAGPREAILHALSRRNYGVTHFIVGRDHAGVGSYYGTYDAQEIFSAYAPEELGIQILKFEHTFYCNSCGQLVSPRTCPHDASHHLVLSGTKVREKLRAGEPLPAEFTRPEVAEVLRAAYAEPV, encoded by the coding sequence ATGACCATCCTGCTGCCCGAATCCACCCTTCTGCCCGCGCCGCTTGGCGGCACCCTGGTCAGCGGCCTGCGCCGCCCCGGTCACGATTTCGACCCCGCTGAACTGGCCGGCCTGCCCCGTCTGGCCCTGAGCGAGCGCTCGGCAGCCGATCTGGAGATGCTGGCCACGGGCGCCTACTCGCCCCTGCGCGGCTTCGTGAACGAGGCCGATTACCTCAGCATCCTCTCGCGCCTGCGCCTTGCGGACGGCACGCCCTGGAGCATTCCGATCACGCTGCCCGTGTCGGGCGAGGACGCCGCGCGCGCCCGTGGCCGCGTGGTCCTGACCTTCGGGGGCCAGGACGTGGGCTGGATTGAGGTGCAGGAGGCCTTCGATGCCCGCAAGACCCTGGAAGCCCAGGAGGTTTACCGCACTACCGACGAGGCCCACCCCGGCGTGGCGGCGCTGTATGCCCAGGGCGACGTGTATCTGGCCGGCGAGGTGGCGCTGTTCGAGGTGCCGCGCGGCGCCTTTCCCCGCCATCACCGCACGCCCGCCGAGGTGCGCGAGGTCATTGAAGCGCGCGGCTGGCGCTCGACGGTGGCGTTCCAGACCCGCAACCCCATTCACCGCGCCCACGAGTACCTGCAGAAAGTGGCGCTGGAACTGGTGGACGGCCTGCTGCTGCATCCGCTGGTGGGCAGCACCAAGGGCGACGACGTGCCCGCCGACACCCGCGTGCAGGCCTACGAGGTGCTGCTGAAGGGTTATTACCCCCAGGAACGCACGCTGCTGAGCGTGTACCCGGCCGCCATGCGCTACGCGGGCCCGCGCGAGGCCATTTTGCACGCCCTGTCGCGGCGCAACTACGGCGTCACGCACTTCATCGTGGGGCGCGACCACGCGGGCGTGGGCAGCTACTACGGCACCTACGACGCCCAGGAAATTTTCAGCGCCTACGCCCCCGAGGAACTGGGGATCCAGATTCTGAAGTTCGAGCACACCTTTTACTGCAATTCCTGCGGGCAACTGGTCAGCCCCCGCACCTGCCCGCACGACGCCTCGCACCACCTCGTGCTGAGCGGCACCAAGGTCCGCGAGAAGCTGCGCGCCGGCGAGCCGCTGCCCGCCGAGTTCACCCGCCCGGAAGTGGCCGA
- a CDS encoding DUF4395 domain-containing protein, whose amino-acid sequence MIAPASPAQPARTDLSALKFNQVTVVAVTLLALAVRMPWLTLVLGAFMLLGALRPAWSPLRAAYRMLGPALGLRPEVVEEDPRAHHFAQGVGGTFLLASAALSLAGLWLAGTVLGMTVVALALLNLSQKICVGCLMYFQYRRLRFALLHR is encoded by the coding sequence ATGATTGCCCCTGCCTCTCCCGCCCAGCCTGCGCGCACAGATCTGAGTGCGCTGAAATTCAACCAGGTCACGGTGGTGGCGGTGACCCTGCTGGCGTTGGCGGTGCGAATGCCCTGGCTGACGCTGGTGCTGGGCGCGTTCATGCTGCTGGGGGCCCTGCGCCCAGCGTGGTCGCCCCTGCGCGCCGCGTACCGGATGCTGGGGCCCGCACTGGGCCTGAGGCCCGAGGTGGTCGAAGAAGACCCGCGCGCCCACCACTTCGCGCAGGGCGTGGGCGGCACCTTCCTGCTGGCCAGCGCCGCGCTGTCCCTGGCCGGTCTCTGGCTGGCTGGTACGGTGCTGGGCATGACTGTGGTGGCCCTGGCGCTGCTGAACCTCTCCCAGAAAATCTGCGTGGGCTGCCTGATGTACTTCCAGTACCGCCGCCTGCGTTTCGCCCTCCTGCACCGCTAA
- a CDS encoding protease inhibitor I42 family protein: MRTLQKILLWGAACGAATLAPVVLAGSAAAPRTLSFTVGSAGQDIAVQPGDRLQFTLNTSAGTGYTWRALEVDPAYLTLIEKRTLQVAPAAGRAPVVGGAGPATVYTYQVVAPLKRGSLSLTTPIFFAQVPPGRAGAVQVQLVQFNLVAR; the protein is encoded by the coding sequence GTGCGTACATTGCAAAAGATTCTTCTGTGGGGTGCTGCCTGTGGTGCAGCGACGCTGGCGCCTGTCGTCCTGGCAGGGTCGGCCGCTGCGCCGCGCACCCTGAGTTTTACTGTGGGGAGCGCCGGCCAGGACATTGCGGTCCAGCCCGGCGACCGGCTGCAATTCACGTTGAACACCTCGGCGGGCACCGGCTACACCTGGCGGGCCCTGGAAGTAGACCCGGCCTACCTGACCCTGATCGAGAAACGCACCCTTCAGGTGGCCCCCGCCGCTGGCCGCGCGCCGGTGGTGGGCGGCGCGGGCCCGGCGACGGTCTACACCTATCAGGTGGTCGCGCCCCTCAAGCGCGGCAGCCTGTCGTTGACCACGCCGATCTTTTTTGCCCAGGTGCCCCCGGGCCGCGCGGGGGCGGTACAGGTGCAGCTGGTGCAGTTCAATCTGGTGGCCCGGTAG